The following proteins are co-located in the Phocoena phocoena chromosome 1, mPhoPho1.1, whole genome shotgun sequence genome:
- the OR10J5 gene encoding LOW QUALITY PROTEIN: olfactory receptor 10J5 (The sequence of the model RefSeq protein was modified relative to this genomic sequence to represent the inferred CDS: inserted 1 base in 1 codon; substituted 1 base at 1 genomic stop codon): MQRKSFTEVAEFIFLGFSIFGKHQITLFVVFLSISIFTLAGNIITVTVICVDRHHHIPMYFFLSMLASSETVYTLVIVPRVLSGLIFHNQPISLXDCATQMFFSVILATNNCFLITSMGYDRYVVTCKPLRYTVLMNKGVCARLVCVSFGTVLVMAVLHIMAMFHLPFCXHLVMKLFSIDTTINEIINYGVSSYVIFVPVGLFFPSYILIISSILKLPSTKGWKKTFATCASHLTAVMVHYGCASIVYLKPKSENEIEKDLLSVTYTIITPLLNPVVYSLRNKEVKDALCRAVGRNIS, from the exons ATGCAGAGAAAGAGCTTCACAGAAGTGGCAGAATTCATCTTCCTGGGTTTCTCTATCTTTGGAAAGCACCAGATAACCCTCTTTGTGGTTTTCCTTAGCATCTCCATTTTCACTCTGGCTGGGAACATCATCACTGTGACCGTCATTTGTGTTGATCGTCACCACCACATACCCATGTACTTCTTCCTGAGCATGCTGGCTAGTTCTGAGACCGTGTACACATTGGTCATCGTCCCACGAGTGCTTTCTGGTCTTATTTTTCATAACCAGCCTATCTCCTTGTAAGACTGTGCAACCCAGATGTTCTTTTCTGTCATCTTGGCCACTAATAATTGCTTCTTGATCACATCTATGGGCTATGACCGCTATGTGGTCACCTGCAAGCCCCTGAGGTACACAGTCCTCATGAACAAAGGAGTGTGTGCTAGGTTAGTCTGTGTGTCCTTTGGCACTGTTCTGGTTATGGCAGTTCTCCATATAATGGCCATGTTCCATTTGCCCTTCT GGCATTTAGTCATGAAACTTTTTAGCATTGATACCACTATCAATGAGATTATCAATTATGGTGTAAGTTCatatgtgatttttgttcctgTGGGCCTGTTTTTCCCCTCCTATATCCTCATTATCTCTTCCATCCTTAAGTTACCTTCAACCAAGGGCTGGAAGAAGACCTTTGCCACGTGTGCCTCTCACCTCACTGCAGTCATGGTCCACTATGGCTGTGCCTCAATTGTCTACCTCAAGCCCAAgtcagaaaatgaaatagaaaaagatcTTCTCTCTGTGACCTACACCATCATCACTCCTCTGCTGAACCCTGTTGTTTACAGTCTGAGGAACAAGGAGGTCAAGGATGCCCTATGCAGAGCTGTGGGCAGAAACATTTCTTAA